Below is a window of Podospora pseudocomata strain CBS 415.72m chromosome 1 map unlocalized CBS415.72m_1.2, whole genome shotgun sequence DNA.
GCCTACCCGCCGCCCCGACTTTCTCACCagaggagcgggagcggtCAACTCCCACCAAGAAACCGCCCCTGGGTGGCAGGGAGGAAAAGTACAGCGACGAAGACGCCAAGACTTGGTGTGTGGTTTGTCTTGATGACGGGACGATCAAGTGTGTAgggtgtgatgatgatttgtACTGTGATCGGTGCTGGAGGGAGATGCATGTGGGACCGAGGGCGGGATATGACGAGAGGGGGCATCAGTGGgtgaagtggaagaagggggggaggggacggggTGTTGAGTGAGTTGGTATTAGGGTTAGATGTTGTTTGATATAGCGGGTTTAGAACTTGGGTTTTGTGTTTGATAAAGAGTTTCAATTAGATAACACACATAGCATCTCACACAGCAAATCTCACAAGAAGTGACTTCTTTCAGTTACTGTTCCTACTGTTACTAGTTGCACCGTCTGAAATGTGAGGTATCGGAACGTTTTCAATGCCCACCAACTAAACATGAAAGGAAATTACCGTTGAAAGGGCCAGCCATAATAGCTAGGTAGCTCGAGATGAGAGAGGGGAAAGAGTGCAAGAATGAAATAGAAGGACCTAACAGATATGTTGACACTGAGAACCAAATGTCCATATTCAGTTGCGGCCATCGGGAATCGAACCCGACTCTAATGCTTGGAAGGCATTAATGCTGACCACTACACCATAGCCGCTGGTGACTTGTTGCAGTACCTCCATTGGGGTTGGGCATCGTGAGCTGCTCATTACATCTTGCCCGTCTCTGTAGAAGGCTCGGGACATACCTGTGAGGCCTCCGAAAGAGCCAACTCACAAGCCTTGAAATATGTTCGATATACTTCTGAACATGGACGACTTACCCCGGAAAGTGATAGTCGACAAACCGCATTACTTGGGAGGCATTGCAGCAAATATATACCTTACCTTGTGACACAAAACATAATACCCAACTCAAGACCACGATAGGTGAGCGAAAGAAATTGAATTGCTCAAAATGCCAGGTTACACAAGAATACACATTAGAAAACCCGAGCGCTTCTGCCCATCACACACCAATCCAGCCTTGGAGGTTTTATGTTACCCCCCAGAGCTTCGCCCTTGCATGGAAAAGTAGTAAAATGCCCAATTATACCCTATGATATGAAACTCCGTCATCCTGCCCGTCATACCTGATCCCATAGAATCCCACCCAACCCTGAGAAAACTGAAAAACGCAAACCAAGAAAAAGTGACAGTTCTTTTAGCATCACAATCTGCCCTGTCATCGAAAATAACACAAGTCAAGAAAGTAcaacccaacaccatcaactaggcaaccccctcaacccctcccattcgacccctccccacccccagtcCCATACCCATTCCTGTTCTTCGTCCTTCCAGTGATATCCCCCCAAGTAGcaccaaacctcctccccgtgCTGGCCAACaggccctcctcctcatccacctcggcctcctcatccaactcGCTCAAGTTCAACCTCGGCGTCCTGAACAAACTCgtcacaaacaccaccataAACACGCCCAAAAAGGCAAACTGCGCCCAGAAATCAATCGCCCCAAACACGGGCCAGTTGATCGTCACTCTGTTGAGGAAGGTGCTCATCACCGTGGGCGTGCAGACATCTTTCGCTGCTGGCTCGGAAAAGACTTCTGAGCAAGGCCTGACCATGTCCCTGTGTTCACGGCAGTCGGGCTGTTCTCCTGGGTGGCGAGGTGCGTTGACGCAAAAGGTTTGCGTGCCGTAGATGGCGTACTGAGGGGCGACAATCATGGCAATAGCATAATTGATAGCCAGGATAATCAACGCGAGCATCACTGTTGCGATGAGTAGTGCTTGGGGTGATGTTCTTCCCTTTTTGATTTGAAAGACTCTCACCCACAAGAACCTGATGCCAATGGTGGCGATACCAGTGATTGAGCTGCcgaagaaaaacaaaaccaacagAGCCATCAGGATGTAGTCAACGGGGAAAGCCTTGGCAGACTGGACAAAGATCCAGTTGACCGGTTGGAAGACGTTGATGTGACCGAGGATGTAGCCGCAGTGTTCTTTGCAGATAGAGTTGGCCGCCTTGTCGATGCCAGTGATGAGCATGGAGGCCCAGACCAAGATCGAGAGCAGCAGTAGCAAGATACCGCCCAGGAGCTTGAGAGGACGGAAGAAAGCTTGAATCTTGGTCCAGGCGCGGAAGACACCACTTCGGCCGTCACCACGGGTTTCGGCCGCAAGTCTTTCCCTTCTCACGAGAGTGCGCTCCTCACGTAGCAAGGCGTCCAGCTCCCTCCTGTCCTTCTGAGACATGCCATCCGGACGGCCAGCATTGCGCATTTCGATTTGTCTCTGGAGCTCTCGGTTATGTTCCAAGTCGGTCGCGATCGTCGCGGAAAGCTGAGGAGCGGAGATGGACGGGGCAGACTTGATAAGAGAGACCGGAAGAAGAGCCAGTCCAGCACCGGTATAGAGAGTGTAGAGAAACGTGCCCAGCGTGATGAGCAGGCCGACCCCGAATGTCAAAGCCTTCTCTCCCTTGTTGGCAGCGAGCAGACGCTTGAAGTAGTCCAGATCAAGGTGCTTGCCGTTCCCACTACCCGCAGCAGGGACGAAGAAACCGAGAAGGAACAGAATCAAGACCAAAAACACGAATCCAAGCGTATACTTCGCCGCCTTCCAGAACCGGGCGCCAGCACCACTggttccctcctcctcttcaacctcatcatATTCCTCGTACCAGAAATAGGCGAATGGGATGACGATCAGACATAGCAACGCATCGAAGCTGTAGAGGGTGTAGTAAACGACCTTCAAGGTCAAGAGTATTCCATCGATTCTCTCGGGCGTTGCCCAGTCCTTTTTAGCACCGAGGTGTGCTGAGGCTGTGGACGAGACAAGGGCAATGTCAACGGGCAGGAGGAAGACGGTTGCTAGAAGCGAGGTGAGACTGACAATCGCGACGATGCTCACGGTAACAGATCGCTCATGCGGGGATTGCCAGGTGAATGTTGTGATAATGGCGACGAGGAGCACCAAGGCGACCGCGACGGCGTAGGCCACCCAAATAAGACTGGTCTGGAGCAAGCCAGCTGATGCCAACATGTTGGCGGCTTGCGGATTGGAGAGGTCCAGATATACGTGGTTCTTTTTGAAGAATGGTAGAAGACGATCAGTGTCTTAGATAATCTGTATCAATCAGTACACTGAAAGTCGTCCCAGCGAAGCAGATGTGGTGTTTGAGAGGAACTGTTGCAAGGGGTAGGAACGTGAAGTGTTCCACTCTGGGGGGGCCCTTCAGTTCATCACTTAATCTGTGACGCAATGCCGCAGCGAAGGGAGCTCCTGTGGAACCTGCCAAGTCCTGCTAGCGACGTTGTGCCAAGACTTTTCCCACACGTTCAGCACGCAGTTCGGGGTTCTGGCGTTCTGGCCCATGAAATTTATTTGGACCAATCAACACCACGCACGGGAGCTTCCTTCGAGCTTCGCGACAGCCCTCGAGTTGCGGTTTGGTTCGTCCTcttcaaaccaccaccaccatattCAAAGTCAACGATTGTTTTTGCGCATCGTGTTTTCTTGTCTATTTACGGAATAGAGATATGTGCTTGGCTGCCACAGCATGCAGTGCTACACAGAGCTAACGCCGCCGACGGCTGtcacccactccctcacACTCCAACTAATTCCAGGCCAGGGCACGAACCTCGTGGTCGCAAAGTCGTCTCTTCTCCAGATATTCAGAACAAAGATCGTATCGACCGAGATTGATGCTTCTCAGCAGGGCAGCGGTGCTAGGACACGAAACGCGGGCCGATACGAAAGCCGGTTAGCGAATGACGACGATGGGCTTGAGGCATCGTTTCTGGGAGGGGACAGTCTTGCGTTCAAGACGGATcgcaccaacaacacaaagCTGGTGCTCGTTTCAGAGATTTCACTGTCTGGAACCATCACGGGGCTAGCAAAGATAAAGTCGCAAAACCTGAGGTCAGGCGGTGATGCACTGCTCGTGGCCTTCAAAGACGCGAGGCTCAGTCTGGTAGAGTGGGACGCCGAACGCCATGATCTGTCGACCGTGTCTATCCACTATTACGAACAAGACGAGCTGCAGGGAAGCCCATGGGCGCCACCTCTATCCAACTTCACCAATTTTCTTGCGGCAGACCCGGGAAGTAGATGCGCGGCGCTCAAGTTTGGCGGCATGAATTTGGCCATCCTGCCCTTCAAGCAGGCGGATGAGGACATTGATATGGATGATGACTGGGACGAGGATCTGGATGGCCCTCGACCTGTCAAGCAAGAAGCCGCCGTTGTAAATGGAGGTAGCAGCATAAAAGAGACACCCTATTCACCATCATTTGTCCTCCGACTCTCCAATCTTGATCCAAGTCTCCTCCATCCTGTGCATCTGGCCTTCCTGCATGAGTACCGAGAGCCCACCTTTGGCATTCTCGCCTCGACTGTCAACGCCTCCAACTCCCTTGGCCGGAAAGATCACTTGGCATACATGGTCTTTACCCTAGATCTGCAGCAGCGGGCTTCGACAACCATCCTGTCAGTCCCTGGTCTCCCGCAGGATCTTTTCCGCGTTCAGCCTTTGCCAGCCCCCGTCGGCGGTGCTTTACTCGTGGGAGCGAATGAGCTGATCCACATCGACCAGTCGGGCAAGCCGAACGGTGTAGCtgtcaaccccctcacaaaACAATGCACCTCCTTTGGCCTGTCTGACCAGTCCGACCTGAACCTTCGGCTCGAGGAATGTACCATCGACGTCTTGTCAGCCGAGGAGCTTCTTGTCATCCTGAGCGATGGCCGTATGGCGTTGGTTACCTTCAGGATAGACGGTCGTACAGTGTCTGGTCTTGACGTCAAGCTGCTCCCTTCAGAAACAGGCGGTTCTCTCATCCCAGGCCGCGTATCAACACTCTCAAGGATAGGCAAGAGTGTCATGTTTGCCGGTAGCGAGGAGGGTGACTCTCTCGTTTTTGGCTGGACAAAGAAGCAGAGTCAATCAGGAAGAAAGAAGTCACGGCTCCAAGATGTAGGCCTGGACATCGATAtggcggatgaggaggatcttgacgaggacgaggacgaagatgaccTTTATGCCGAGGAACCAACACCCAAGCAACAGGCTGCCGCAGCTGCCAGCAATGTCAAGGAAGGTGACCTCACTTTTCGAATCCACGACCGGCTGCTGAGTATTGCGCCCATCCAGTCCATGACGTACGGTCAACCCGTGGATGCACCcggcagcgaggaggagcagaacTCGGCCGGCGTTCGCAGTGAACTCCAATTGGTATGCGGCGTAGGAAGGAATAAGTCTTCCGCAATGGCGATCATGAATCTTGCCATCCCACCAAAGGTTATTGGACGCTTCGAGTTCCCTGAGGCGAGGGGATTCTGGACAGTGTGCGCAAAGAAGCCTGTGCCAAAGTCACTGCAAGGTGATAAGGGACCCGGCGCGATTGGAAATGACTACGGTACCTCGGGCCAGTATGACAAGTTCATGATTGTCGCTAAGGTCGACCTGGACGGCTACGAGAAATCTGATGTCTACGCCCTTACCGCGGCGGGCTTTGAAAGCCTCACTGGCACAGAATTTGACCCTGCTGCCGGCTTCACCATTGAAGCAGGCACTATGGGCAAAGACAACAGAATCATTCAGGTTCTCAAATCGGAAGTCCGCTGCTACGACGGAGATCTCGGTCTCAGTCAGATAGTGCCGATGATGGACGAAGAAACGGGAGCTGAGCCTAGAGCTACCAGTGCGAGCATTGCCGACCCGTACTTGCTCATCATCCGCAACGATCAGAGTGTTTTTATTGCTTCGATCCACGACGATAACGAGTTGGAAGAAGTAGAAAAGGAGGACAAGACGTTGGCGACCACAAAATGGTTGACTGGATGCCTGTACACAGACACCAATGGTGTGTTTGGGGAAGAGTCGGGTGACAAGAAGGCTAAGCTGCCTGAGAGTATTCTCATGTTTCTTCTTAGCGCCAGTGGTGCTCTTTATGTAAGCTCCCTTCTCGGTTGGGTCATGTGTACAATACTGACTCCACGCAGATATACCGCCTCCCTGATCTGTGCAAGCCAGTATATGTAGCCGAAGGGCTCTCATACATTCCCACCGGGCTCTCGGCTGACTATGCCGCGCGAAAAGGCACAGCCAAGGAGACCGTGTCTGAAATACTGGTGGCTGATCTGGGTGATACTACCGCCAAGTTCCCGTATCTCATTGTATGTTGTTTGTCAATGTTGTGGCAACGTGGTAGTCGCTAATCATGTCTCCTAGCTCCGTCACGCGAACGATGATTTGACGATATATGAGCCTTACCGATATCAACTTGGCGCTGGACTGGAATTTTCAAAGACTTTGTTCTTCCAAAAGATCCCCAACTCGGTGCTGGCGAAAAGCCCAGCAGAGGAAacggacgacgaggaggtcaCACACCAAGCGAAGTGCCTAGCGCTGCGGAGGTGCAATAACATCGGCGGGTATAGCaccgtcttcctccccggGCCGTCCCCCAGTTTCATCATCAAATCATCCAAATCCATGCCCAAGGTACTGCCGCTACAAGGCGCAGCAGTCACAGCCATCAGCTCTTTTCACACTGAAGGATGCGAACACGGGTTCATATATGCCGATTCCCACAACATCGCAAGGGTATCGCAGCTCCCTAAGGACTGGAGTTTCGCCGAGACTGGGCTAGCGGTGAAGAAGATACCCATTGGTGAGGACATTGTCGCCGTGGCATACCACCCTCCATCGCAGAGCTATGTTGTAGCCTGCAATACTCCGGAACCTTTTGAACTTCCAAGAGATGACGACTACCACAAGGAATGGGCCCGCGAAGTTTTGCCTTTCAAGCCGACACTGGAGAGGGGAACACTGAAGCTCATCGGTCCCAGTACATGGACTGTGGTTGACACCATCATTATGGAACCCTGCGAGAATGTGCTCTGCGTGGAGACACTTAACCTGGAAGTTTCGGAAGCCACCAACGAGCGGAAACTTCTGATTGGTGTCGGTACCGCGATCACAAAAGGCGAGGATTTGCCTACCAGGGGGGCTGTTTATGTCTACAACGTGGCTGACGTTATCCCGGAGCCCGGGAAGCCAGAGACGGGCAAGAAGCTGAAGCTCATTGCGAAGGAAGATATTCCTCGCGGTGCCGTCACGGCGCTCTCTGAGATTGGTACTCAAGGTCTCATGCTTGTTGCTCAGGGGCCGAAGTGCATGGTGCGTGGTCTCAAGGAAGATGGGACCTTGCTCCCGGTAGCATTCATGGACATGAACTGCTATGTCACCAGCGCAAAGGAGCTTCCTGGGACGGGGTTGTGCCTGATGGCTGATGCTTTCAAGGGGGTGTGGTTTACGGGGTACACCGAGGAGCCATACaagatgatgttgtttggCAAGAGCAATACCCGACTGGAGGTATTGAATGCTGATTTCTTGCCGAACGGGAAGGAGTTGTCGATCGTGGCATGTGATGCGGAGGGACACATTCATATTCTTCAGTTTGATCCAGAGCGCAAGTGACACCTCAAACCATACATGACGTTTACTGTTTGCTAACTTTTATATGTAGACCCGAAATCTCTCCAGGGCCATCTGTTACTGCATAGGACGAGTTTCAGCACAGGCGCCCACCACGTCACCAAGTCGCTTCTCTTGCCCTCGACACTGTCACCAGACAACAAGGAAGATAATGAGGAAAATGGAGCCACATCTCGTCCACACATTCTGCTGCTTGCCTCTCCGACTGGCGTGTTAGCGGCTCTCCGTCCACTGTCAGAGGCGGCATACCGGAGATTGTCGTCTCTGGCTGCTCAGTTGACGAATTCTTTGACCCACGCGGCAGGGCTGAATCCAAAGGGGTACAGAATGCCGTCTGCTACTTGTCCTCCTGCTGGAGTAGATGCTGGTATAGGGAGACACATTGTTGACGGCACTATCCTAGCTCGCTTCTCGGAGTTGGGAAGGGCAAAGAGGGGAGAGGTTGCTGGCAGGGCTGGGTATACTGGACCTGATGAGATCAGGGGAGAACTGGATGGTGTGCTCGGGTGGGCGGGGCTGGGTTACTTCTAGGCAGCGTGTATATCGGGTAGAAAAGTGTAAAAATGGCTAACATGGTAGCTTAATCATTATTCCTACACAGGAAGTAAGGTGTTCCGCGATGGCATgtacaaccctaacccactACTTCATCCCCGAACCGCCAAGATATCCCGCCGCCAAGCTTCCTCTACAAAGCGACCTTGCAACCGTTCttatcgccgccgccaaaatTTCTCTTATCGCCAATTCGCCTCGAGCTCTCTCCGGCGCGCAGTTTCGTCGCAACTTTCTTGATCCCTTCATCTTTGGCGCGACGATACATCACCCCTATAAATACCACCTCATTTTCCCTACCCTTTCATGCCTCAATAATACACCCACACAACCCCTGAATTTCCCACCAAACTTGAAGTTCGCCCTCCGCGAGCGAAAATGAAcgcctccgccctcctccagtCCCAAGGCTGGCTGGGCAAAGGCCACTCCCTCGACTCCCACCGCTTcggttcctcctccactACCCCAACCCAATCCGGCCGAAACGCCCGCGGCTTGGtgaaccccctcctcatatCCCGCAACACCGACGGCCGCGGCATAGGCAACAAGACGCACTACACCTCTGACCAGTGGTGGCTCTCGGCTTTTGACCAGAAGCTCAAGGGGTTGGACACGACAAACTCGAAGGAGGGTATTACCCAGACTGTCACGGAGGGGAAGCTGGatgcggtggggagggtgcaggAGGGGAAGTATACCGGTACCAAGGGGCTGTATGCATTTTTtgtgaagggggggttgttggaggggacggtggaggttgggttgCTGGGGGATAGTAAGGAGGGGACTGCGACGCCTGATGGGGGGAGTGagagtggtggggggttttcGTTGAGGCAGCAATTGGCGGCGAAGAGGGCGAAAagagaggcgaagaaggcgggGATgacgaaggaggagaggaaagcaaggaaagagaagaaggaggcgaaGAGGTTAAAacgggaggagaaggtgaggaggagaaaggaaaaggaggggaggaaaagggagaaggaggagaggaggaaaaggaaagagttgaagaggaggaggagggcggagaaggatAAGAAGGTGaaatgagaaaaaaaagtgtGGGAAAAGCGAGATGTTATAATGATACCCTGGAGGAGAACAGGCCGTTGAGAACACTCCGGCCAGACTGAAATGTTGGGCGGGCATACGTGTTATATCACAGGGCCTTGAAGGCTCGATCAGAAGTGATGGACAGATAGCTCGAAAAGGCTCGACCTTGATATTCATTAGAGTCAGGTCTCCTTGGGAACCTTGCCCGGCTTGTTAGATAGCAACCAAGGCCTCCGGTCCCAGAATTcatccttgatgatgtcaaggTGCTCAATCACTATCCTGGCCTTGGCCCTCCTCTTTTTGTCGCTTTCTGTCTGGTTCTTGGATTGCTGGACTGGCTCGGCCAGGCTATCTGCTTCGGCTGCTGCGTTGTGGGTGGCTGGGTCTACCAGCTCGTACTTTTGCTTGTTAGCATCAAACCAGATGTCCGATACAAAGGGAATACTCACACCCCGGAACAGCACACTCCCCTTCTTATAAATCTCCGGCTCGTTGTTGTAGTTTATGCCAAACTTGGAAAACAAAATCTCGTTCTTG
It encodes the following:
- a CDS encoding uncharacterized protein (EggNog:ENOG503NW8C; COG:P) codes for the protein MLASAGLLQTSLIWVAYAVAVALVLLVAIITTFTWQSPHERSVTVSIVAIVSLTSLLATVFLLPVDIALVSSTASAHLGAKKDWATPERIDGILLTLKVVYYTLYSFDALLCLIVIPFAYFWYEEYDEVEEEEGTSGAGARFWKAAKYTLGFVFLVLILFLLGFFVPAAGSGNGKHLDLDYFKRLLAANKGEKALTFGVGLLITLGTFLYTLYTGAGLALLPVSLIKSAPSISAPQLSATIATDLEHNRELQRQIEMRNAGRPDGMSQKDRRELDALLREERTLVRRERLAAETRGDGRSGVFRAWTKIQAFFRPLKLLGGILLLLLSILVWASMLITGIDKAANSICKEHCGYILGHINVFQPVNWIFVQSAKAFPVDYILMALLVLFFFGSSITGIATIGIRFLWVRVFQIKKGRTSPQALLIATVMLALIILAINYAIAMIVAPQYAIYGTQTFCVNAPRHPGEQPDCREHRDMVRPCSEVFSEPAAKDVCTPTVMSTFLNRVTINWPVFGAIDFWAQFAFLGVFMVVFVTSLFRTPRLNLSELDEEAEVDEEEGLLASTGRRFGATWGDITGRTKNRNGYGTGGGEGSNGRG
- the CFT1 gene encoding mRNA cleavage and polyadenylation factor subunit (COG:A; BUSCO:EOG092604KQ; EggNog:ENOG503NX0H); this translates as MQCYTELTPPTAVTHSLTLQLIPGQGTNLVVAKSSLLQIFRTKIVSTEIDASQQGSGARTRNAGRYESRLANDDDGLEASFLGGDSLAFKTDRTNNTKLVLVSEISLSGTITGLAKIKSQNLRSGGDALLVAFKDARLSLVEWDAERHDLSTVSIHYYEQDELQGSPWAPPLSNFTNFLAADPGSRCAALKFGGMNLAILPFKQADEDIDMDDDWDEDLDGPRPVKQEAAVVNGGSSIKETPYSPSFVLRLSNLDPSLLHPVHLAFLHEYREPTFGILASTVNASNSLGRKDHLAYMVFTLDLQQRASTTILSVPGLPQDLFRVQPLPAPVGGALLVGANELIHIDQSGKPNGVAVNPLTKQCTSFGLSDQSDLNLRLEECTIDVLSAEELLVILSDGRMALVTFRIDGRTVSGLDVKLLPSETGGSLIPGRVSTLSRIGKSVMFAGSEEGDSLVFGWTKKQSQSGRKKSRLQDVGLDIDMADEEDLDEDEDEDDLYAEEPTPKQQAAAAASNVKEGDLTFRIHDRLLSIAPIQSMTYGQPVDAPGSEEEQNSAGVRSELQLVCGVGRNKSSAMAIMNLAIPPKVIGRFEFPEARGFWTVCAKKPVPKSLQGDKGPGAIGNDYGTSGQYDKFMIVAKVDLDGYEKSDVYALTAAGFESLTGTEFDPAAGFTIEAGTMGKDNRIIQVLKSEVRCYDGDLGLSQIVPMMDEETGAEPRATSASIADPYLLIIRNDQSVFIASIHDDNELEEVEKEDKTLATTKWLTGCLYTDTNGVFGEESGDKKAKLPESILMFLLSASGALYIYRLPDLCKPVYVAEGLSYIPTGLSADYAARKGTAKETVSEILVADLGDTTAKFPYLILRHANDDLTIYEPYRYQLGAGLEFSKTLFFQKIPNSVLAKSPAEETDDEEVTHQAKCLALRRCNNIGGYSTVFLPGPSPSFIIKSSKSMPKVLPLQGAAVTAISSFHTEGCEHGFIYADSHNIARVSQLPKDWSFAETGLAVKKIPIGEDIVAVAYHPPSQSYVVACNTPEPFELPRDDDYHKEWAREVLPFKPTLERGTLKLIGPSTWTVVDTIIMEPCENVLCVETLNLEVSEATNERKLLIGVGTAITKGEDLPTRGAVYVYNVADVIPEPGKPETGKKLKLIAKEDIPRGAVTALSEIGTQGLMLVAQGPKCMVRGLKEDGTLLPVAFMDMNCYVTSAKELPGTGLCLMADAFKGVWFTGYTEEPYKMMLFGKSNTRLEVLNADFLPNGKELSIVACDAEGHIHILQFDPEHPKSLQGHLLLHRTSFSTGAHHVTKSLLLPSTLSPDNKEDNEENGATSRPHILLLASPTGVLAALRPLSEAAYRRLSSLAAQLTNSLTHAAGLNPKGYRMPSATCPPAGVDAGIGRHIVDGTILARFSELGRAKRGEVAGRAGYTGPDEIRGELDGVLGWAGLGYF
- a CDS encoding uncharacterized protein (COG:U; EggNog:ENOG503P95C), whose amino-acid sequence is MNASALLQSQGWLGKGHSLDSHRFGSSSTTPTQSGRNARGLVNPLLISRNTDGRGIGNKTHYTSDQWWLSAFDQKLKGLDTTNSKEGITQTVTEGKLDAVGRVQEGKYTGTKGLYAFFVKGGLLEGTVEVGLLGDSKEGTATPDGGSESGGGFSLRQQLAAKRAKREAKKAGMTKEERKARKEKKEAKRLKREEKVRRRKEKEGRKREKEERRKRKELKRRRRAEKDKKVK